Proteins encoded in a region of the Anopheles aquasalis chromosome 2, idAnoAquaMG_Q_19, whole genome shotgun sequence genome:
- the LOC126575511 gene encoding uncharacterized protein LOC126575511, with the protein MKTFTHVWLVITLICSSKAMAHNYTTQAVDLVQRVYERMSQESVQINDILYINVLETIRGLSGLEIGNFLTILKKQKAMYRFYRHTDLAILISKMMRGEIDVLLNPLILSIDYVERVYWKDFTYFCITFPRRYERMHIQLLLSPFQWHIWMVIVFIILVVKVLCVLFPKRLHRNLILKCFFGGGVSEHVLTTDNRLIVCSVCVLIFLLTETYQAILLSLMSADPFVKNPQTVEEVIAQQQPIFILKGMKGEYQTELRKLIQELNMMYVSVVEQNVTITNCDLGYYLNHQGGKSVSELIIIQPPLFNRHKFIVFSYMSPATRAYELMMSRMVEVGIYQYEKKAHFPKRIYEQREQTFNDMIVLPEDLVPVWELLGTGLCDIE; encoded by the exons ATGAAAACGTTCACACATGTGTGGCTGGTTATAACTCTAATTTGCTCCAGCAAAGCAATGGCGCACAATTATACTACACAAGCTGTTGATTTGGTGCAGCGTGTGTACGAAAGAATGTCACAAGAATCAGTGCAAATAAACGACATTTTGTACATTA ATGTGCTTGAAACAATCAGAG GGTTAAGTGGATTGGAGATTGGAAATTTTCTGACCATACTAAAGAAGCAAAAGGCCATGTATCGCTTTTACAGACATACAGACCTAGCAATTCTGATTAGTAAGATGATGAGGGGAGAGATTGATGTTCTATTGAATCCATTGATATTAAGCATCGATTATGTAGAAAGAGTGTACTGGAAGGATTTCACTTACTTTTGCATTACTTTTCCGCGCCGTTATGAACGAATGCACATTCAATTGCTACTTTCACCGTTTCAATGGCACATCTGGATGGTAATCGTTTTTATCATTCTGGTGGTAAAGGTGTTATGTGTTCTTTTCCCCAAACGTTTACATCGCAATCTAATTTTGAAATGCTTCTTTGGCGGAGGAGTCTCCGAACACGTTTTAACGACAGACAACCGATTAATTGTCtgttcggtgtgtgttttgataTTTCTGCTCACAGAAACCTACCAAGCAATATTACTTTCTCTTATGTCGGCGGATCCATTCGTGAAAAATCCTCAGACCGTAGAAGAAGTTATtgcacaacagcaaccaatATTCATTTTGAAAGGTATGAAAGGCGAATATCAAACAGAATTACGAAAGCTAATACAGGAGCTGAATATGATGTATGTTTCTGTTGTAGAGCAAAACGTAACGATAACAAATTGCGATTTGGGGTACTATCTGAACCACCAGGGTGGGAAAAGTGTATCAGAATTGATAATAATTCAACCGCCTTTGTTTAATAGGCATAAGTTCATCGTATTTAGTTATATGAGTCCTGCCACTAGAGCTTATGAGCTTATGATGAGTAGAATGGTAGAGGTTGGTATCTACCAGTATGAGAAAAAGGCACATTTTCCAAAACGGATCTACGAACAGCGCGAGCAAACATTTAACGATATGATTGTCTTGCCAGAAGATCTTGTACCTGTTTGGGAACTTTTGGGAACTGGGTTAT GCGACAttgaatga
- the LOC126569757 gene encoding uncharacterized protein LOC126569757 isoform X2, whose product MTKEIDFVADLNDNAQAEQQLQSGSSKLHRKEHPEINHSLETAKQRNFTLLKSLEVAKARLRSRATFSPLETILQKAIGNYVKQSSLVPSSTVKAYGPTYV is encoded by the exons ATGACTAAGGAAATAGATTTTGTGGCCGATTTAAACGATAA TGCCCAAGCTGAACAACAACTCCAGTCCGGTTCGTCAAAGTTGCACCGCAAGGAACACCCAGAAatcaatcattcattggaGACGGCCAAACAGCGAAATTTCACCTTACTGAAGTCGTTAGAAGTTGCTAAAGCGAGGCTTCGATCTCGTGCCACATTCAGCCCGCTGGAAACGATCCTGCAAAAGGCGATTGGAAATTATGTGAAGCAATCTTCCCTTGTGCCTTCCAGCACGGTAAAAGCCTACGGTCCAACGTACGTTTAA
- the LOC126569757 gene encoding uncharacterized protein LOC126569757 isoform X1 → MTKEIDFVADLNDKYAALEYELDEKLKAVAQAEQQLQSGSSKLHRKEHPEINHSLETAKQRNFTLLKSLEVAKARLRSRATFSPLETILQKAIGNYVKQSSLVPSSTVKAYGPTYV, encoded by the exons ATGACTAAGGAAATAGATTTTGTGGCCGATTTAAACGATAAGTATGCAGCGTTGGAATACGAGTTAGATGAAAAGTTAAAAGCAGT TGCCCAAGCTGAACAACAACTCCAGTCCGGTTCGTCAAAGTTGCACCGCAAGGAACACCCAGAAatcaatcattcattggaGACGGCCAAACAGCGAAATTTCACCTTACTGAAGTCGTTAGAAGTTGCTAAAGCGAGGCTTCGATCTCGTGCCACATTCAGCCCGCTGGAAACGATCCTGCAAAAGGCGATTGGAAATTATGTGAAGCAATCTTCCCTTGTGCCTTCCAGCACGGTAAAAGCCTACGGTCCAACGTACGTTTAA
- the LOC126578646 gene encoding probable serine hydrolase — translation MSAPTSSDISGGSQRVVEEIEIPVPWGFVAGKWWGSRTKQPVLALHGWQDNAGSFDRLCPLLPEEIPILAIDLPGHGKSSHYPKGMHYFIFWDGISLIRRIVKYYGWTNITLLGHSLGGALSFMYAASFPDEVDRFISIDIAGPTVRDHHKLAASTGDCIDKFLHYETLPESKMPCYGYEEMIELVLAAYDGSVDYDSVEVLMRRGMALAPTHLNKDGYHFARDLRLKVALMGMFSLEQVLAYAECIKCKVLNIRGQPGMNFGSAEVYEKVMEVLRRTASKVVYYEIPGTHHLHLVTPDRISKQVSEFLLEI, via the exons ATGAGTGCTCCAACTTCTTCAG ATATTTCCGGTGGAAGCCAACGCGTTGTGGAGGAAATCGAAATTCCCGTTCCTTGGGGCTTCGTTGCAG GTAAATGGTGGGGATCTCGTACGAAGCAACCGGTCCTGGCCCTTCATGGTTGGCAGGACAACGCCGGATCCTTCGATCGGCTGTGTCCTCTTTTGCCAGAGGAAATTCCTATCCTTGCAATCGATCTTCCGGGCCATGGGAAATCGTCTCACTATCCTAAGGGGATGCATTACTTCATATTTTGGGATGGTATCAGCCTGATTCGACGGATTGTTAAGTACTACGGATGGACAAACATCACTCTACTGGGCCATTCGTTGGGCGGTGCACTCAGTTTTATGTACGCTGCCAGTTTTCCGGATGAGGTGGATCGGTTTATTAGCATCGACATCGCAGGGCCCACGGTGCGCGATCATCATAAGTTGGCAGCTAGTACCGGGGATTGTATCGACAAATTTTTGCACTACGAAACTCTTCCGGAGTCCAAAATGCCGTGCTACGGTTACGAAGAGATGATAGAATTAGTTCTGGCCGCCTATGATGGTTCCGTGGACTATGATTCAGTTGAAGTATTGATGCGCAGAGGTATGGCTTTGGCACCAACTCACTTGAATAAGGACGGATACCATTTCGCCAGGGATCTGCGTCTAAAGGTAGCTCTTATGGGAATGTTCTCATTGGAACAAGTGCTCGCGTACGCTGAATGTATTAAATGTAAGGTTCTAAACATACGCGGACAGCCGGGTATGAACTTTGGTAGTGCAGAGGTGTACGAAAAGGTCATGGAAGTGCTTCGCCGGACTGCATCGAAGGTTGTATATTATGAAATTCCCGGTACGCATCATTTACATCTTGTAACACCGGACAGAATATCTAAGCAAGTCAGCGAGTTTCTGCTTGAAATTTGA
- the LOC126578656 gene encoding exosome complex component RRP40 produces MAGKTVLAGDVIIEPMEMIKSSKKVILGPGLRMDQDVVRASKCGQLKTKPPNTFWVDAHQKRYVPTRGELVVGVVMAKAGDIFRVDIGSSETASLSYVAFEGATKKNRPDVNIGDIVYARLLIAHPDVEPELVCVDSHGKKGKLGILHDGFLLSCSLNLIRKILSPKCTFLSLLAKELKFEMAAGMNGRLWIRGKTVKETIAIGNAILALEFVPNNQIRELCDDIGSYVAGFAK; encoded by the coding sequence ATGGCGGGAAAAACAGTTCTTGCTGGTGACGTGATAATCGAGCCGATGGAGATGATAAAGTCGAGTAAAAAGGTGATTCTGGGGCCTGGTTTGCGCATGGATCAGGACGTGGTGCGCGCCAGCAAGTGTGGGCAGCTAAAAACGAAACCGCCGAACACGTTCTGGGTGGATGCTCATCAGAAGCGGTACGTGCCAACACGCGGGGAGCTAGTAGTCGGCGTTGTCATGGCAAAAGCAGGGGACATCTTTCGTGTGGACATCGGCAGCAGTGAAACAGCGTCCCTGTCGTATGTGGCCTTCGAGGGAGCTACTAAGAAGAACCGGCCAGACGTGAACATCGGAGATATCGTCTACGCGCGGCTCCTGATCGCACACCCGGACGTAGAACCCGAGCTCGTTTGTGTGGACTCACacgggaagaaaggaaaactaGGAATTTTGCATGATGGATTTCTGCTAAGTTGCAGTCTGAACCTGATACGAAAGATACTCAGTCCAAAGTGTACGTTCCTGAGTTTACTGGCCAAAGAGCTGAAATTTGAGATGGCTGCTGGGATGAATGGGCGGCTTTGGATACGAGGGAAAACCGTTAaagaaaccatcgccatcggaaaTGCAATTTTAGCATTGGAATTTGTGCCAAACAATCAGATCCGTGAACTTTGTGACGACATCGGTTCGTATGTAGCAGGATTCGCGAAATAA
- the LOC126578665 gene encoding zinc finger matrin-type protein 5 — protein sequence MGRKYYCDYCEKRIQNDVNNVKKHNEGLPHLKAKADYYERFKAPEQIVAEARTKTECRSLKDGKECMFGALCRFCHYTPQQLRHLQQQVDTQKLIQVARSERLYRRMRHVRKRLDKFCSKRLKKQRTDKEQTLSVSLQAIDFENDPKQAAWGCR from the exons ATGGGCCGAAAATATTACTGCGATTATTGTGAGAAAAGAATTCAAAACGATGTGAACAACGTTAAGAAACACAATGAAGGACTGCCTCATCTCAAAGCTAAAGCAGATTATTATGAGCGATTCAAAG CACCGGAACAGATAGTTGCGGAGGCGAGGACGAAAACAGAATGCCGCTCGCTGAAGGATGGCAAAGAATGTATGTTTGGTGCGTTATGCAGATTTTGCCACTATACGCCCCAGCAATTGCGCCATCTCCAGCAGCAAG TGGACACACAAAAATTGATTCAAGTTGCCCGATCAGAACGCCTCTACAGAAGGATGCGCCACGTACGAAAGCGGCTGGACAAATTTTGTAGCAAACGATTGAAAAAACAACGAACCGACAAAGAGCAGACTCTGTCGGTATCACTCCAAGCTAttgactttgaaaacgatcCTAAGCAGGCGGCATGGGGATGCAGATAA
- the LOC126578639 gene encoding solute carrier family 12 member 9 → MIAQNNARSTNNDPVESSESSPITGTAGTGPGASRLFRHFGSLFSSPAPSTDPAGYVEFGSISDPSASSGRTLGTFAGVFCPVALSMFSALVFIRVGFIVGNAGLYVTLLQFIIAYVILLFTVSSVCAISTNGAVEGGGVYFMISRTLGPEFGGSIGTLFFLANIVGCGLAISGCAEGIIQSFGPTGDAGASGAIPDGRWWRFLYCSSINTLMLIVVLIGAEMFAKTSVVILGVVVVCLLSTYISFLTQGPIEVHLPHENHLVNFTSAWYTGLQADTLWANLYSNYTKDYTSNGNQVNFAVVFGVLFSGVTGIMAGANMSGELKNPSKSIPAGTLSAVLFTFLCYMALAVLMAATTTSTLLQNNFLFLAPINLWPSFVTIGILTATFSTGLSNLIGASRVMEALAKDRVFGPLMSFVVKGTYKGNPIAAVIASWVLVEAILLIGSLNTIAQINSVLFMLAYLATNLACLGIEITGAPNFRPTYKYFTWHTAFIGLLGTGIMMFVINSIYALSSIILCMFLVIALHLFSPASQGAQWGSISQALMFHQVRKYLLMLDSRKDHVKFWRPQMLLLVSSPRSCCPLIHFVNDMKKGGLYVIGHVKVGEFADNDSSSDPTIEEYTQWLSLVDHMKVKAFVELTLSRSVREGIQQLIRIAGMGAMKPNTTILGFYDEEQSRDFFEFEESPYRTNEFDGNGVKLFPYRKSGETKALGAVDYVRIIDDVLRMKKNLCLCRHFHRLDKQMIARNNHIRYIDVWPVNIFDPKNEDPFDVVSQFMMQLACIINMLPVWKKLELRVFLCESETVPENSTSFDRPAEHRLDQRLKLLRISATIHKIADWNKDIDFAKHRNILKQFTGKTDSNQVMAEENINRSKLYMQRINQIIRDKSSATAVTFMYLPTPPASASVDYTQKCHHYLDLLTELTFDLPPTILVHGIDDVTSTTL, encoded by the exons ATGATTGCACAGAACAACGCTCGCAGCACAAACAACGATCCGGTGGAATCATCAGAGTCGTCACCGATTACTGGAACCGCGGGGACGGGCCCAGGAGCCTCGCGACTGTTTCGGCATTTCGGTAGCCTCTTTTCATCGCCAGCCCCCAGCACCGATCCGGCCGGATATGTCGAGTTCGGCAGCATATCCGATCCGTCGGCCAGCTCCGGTCGCACGTTGGGCACTTTTGCGGGCGTGTTCTGCCCTGTGGCGCTGTCCATGTTCAGCGCGCTGGTCTTCATCCGCGTTG GTTTCATAGTAGGCAACGCTGGCCTGTACGTGACGCTCCTTCAGTTTATCATCGCTTATGTCATTCTGCTATTTACGGTATCCTCTGTCTGTGCGATCTCCACCAATGGGGCAGTGGAGGGCGGAGGCGTGTATT TCATGATAAGCCGAACGCTTGGGCCGGAATTCGGAGGATCGATCGGCACGCTGTTCTTTCTGGCGAACATAGTGGGCTGCGGTTTGGCCATATCGGGATGCGCAGAAGGTATCATACAGTCTTTTGGCCCGACTGGCGATGCTGGCGCCAGTGGCGCGATACCGGATGGACGATGGTGGCGCTTTCTGTACTGCAGCTCAATCAACACGCTTATGCTGATAGTGGTACTGATAGGGGCGGAAATGTTCGCCAAAACGTCTGTGGTTATCCTCGGagttgtggttgtgtgtttgctCTCAACGTACATTAGCTTCCTCACTCAGGGGCCAATAGAAGTTCACTTACCGCACGAGAATCATCTCGTCAACTTCACCTCGGCCTGGTACACCGGCCTGCAGGCCGATACATTATGGGCGAACCTGTACAGCAACTACACCAAGGATTACACCTCGAACGGTAATCAGGTTAATTTCGCGGTCGTGTTTGGTGTCCTGTTTTCTGGCGTCACGGGCATCATGGCGGGCGCCAACATGTCTGGCGAGCTGAAGAATCCGTCCAAAAGCATTCCTGCTGGCACGTTGTCGGCGGTGCTGTTCACCTTCCTCTGCTACATGGCACTAGCCGTCCTgatggcggccaccaccacaagcacgcTGCTGCAAAACAATTTCCTCTTTCTGGCACCGATTAATCTGTGGCCGAGCTTTGTGACGATCGGCATCCTTACGGCAACCTTCTCAACGGGCTTAAGCAACCTGATCGGTGCCAGTCGTGTGATGGAAGCACTAGCCAAGGATCGCGTATTTGGGCCTCTGATGAGCTTCGTCGTAAAGGGCACTTATAAAGGAAACCCAATTGCGGCCGTCATAGCAAgctgggtgctggtggaagcGATTCTGCTGATCGGCTCATTGAACACCATCGCCCAGATCAACTCGGTGCTTTTCATGCTGGCCTATCTCGCCACGAACCTGGCCTGTTTGGGTATCGAAATCACGGGAGCACCGAATTTTCGTCCAACGTACAAATATTTCACCTGGCATACGGCTTTCATCGGTCTGCTAGGTACCGGGATAATGATGTTTGTGATCAATTCCATCTACGCACTGTCCAGCATCATACTGTGCATGTTCCTAGTGATCGCGCTGCATCTGTTTTCACCCGCCTCACAGGGTGCGCAGTGGGGTTCGATATCGCAGGCCCTCATGTTCCATCAGGTGCGCAAGTacttgctgatgctggacTCTCGGAAGGATCACGTCAAGTTTTGGCGTCCGCAGATGTTGCTGCTAGTTTCCAGTCCCCGGTCCTGCTGTCCGCTAATACATTTCGTAAACGACATGAAAAAGGGTGGCCTGTACGTGATTGGGCATGTGAAGGTGGGCGAATTTGCTGATAACGACTCGTCGAGCGACCCAACTATCGAAGAGTACACGCAGTGGCTTTCGCTGGTCGATCATATGAAGGTGAAAGCGTTTGTAGAGTTAACGCTCTCGAGAAGCGTTCGCGAAGGTATACAGCAGCTTATCCGGATTGCTGGGATGGGTGCGATGAAGCCCAACACCACAATTCTTGGATTCTACGATGAGGAACAATCGAGGGACTTTTTTGAATT CGAGGAATCACCGTACAGGACCAACGAGTTCGATGGTAATGGGGTCAAACTGTTCCCGTACCGTAAGAGCGGTGAAACAAAGGCGCTAGGAGCCGTGGATTATGTTCGAATCATTGACGATGTTttgcgaatgaaaaaaaatctctgcCTGTGTCGACACTTTCACCGACTGGACAAACAGATGATAGCGCGCAACAATCACATTCGCTACATCGATGTTTGGCCCGTTAACATCTTCGATCCGAAGAACGAAGATCCGTTTGATGTTGTATCGCAATTCATGATGCAGCTCGCCTGTATTATCAATATGCTGCCGGTTTGGAAGAAGCTGGAACTGCGCGTTTTCTTGTGCGAATCAGAGACAGTTCCGGAGAATAG CACCTCTTTTGATCGTCCAGCGGAGCACAGATTGGATCAACGTTTGAAACTGTTGCGAATCTCGGCCACCATCCATAAG ATTGCCGATTGGAATAAGGACATTGATTTTGCTAAGCATCGTAATATTCTTAAACAATTCACCGGCAAAACCGATAGTAACCAAGTGATGGCAGAGGAGAACATCAATCGTTCCAAATTGTACATGCAAAG AATTAATCAAATTATCCGCGACAAGTCAAGCGCAACGGCTGTGACGTTCATGTATCTTCCAACTCCACCGGCTTCGGCATCGGTTGATTATACCCAAAAGTGTCACCATTATCTGGACCTTCTAACCGAACTTACGTTCGATCTCCCGCCCACAATACTGGTGCATGGCATTGATGATGTCACGTCTACCACCCTTTGA